The Fortiea contorta PCC 7126 genome has a segment encoding these proteins:
- a CDS encoding type II toxin-antitoxin system YhaV family toxin, with protein MSVDQPLVINGWNIFAHSLFLNQFEELLMQVEDLRQKYPDEYKKKNATKRLAAIAKLAFDIIPQDPTRSEYRLGNTLGNEYKHWFRAKFFQQYRLFFRYHQESKIIVFASVNDENTKRAYDSNTDAYRVFQKMLERGHPPDNWHDLLQVTKATTNRLEKAANTEI; from the coding sequence TTGTCTGTAGATCAACCATTGGTAATTAATGGGTGGAACATCTTTGCCCATTCTCTCTTTCTCAACCAATTTGAAGAACTGCTGATGCAGGTTGAAGATTTGCGTCAGAAGTATCCTGACGAGTACAAGAAGAAAAACGCCACAAAGCGTCTAGCTGCTATAGCAAAGCTGGCATTTGATATTATTCCTCAAGATCCCACACGTAGTGAATATCGCCTAGGTAATACACTGGGAAATGAGTACAAGCACTGGTTTAGGGCTAAATTTTTTCAGCAGTACCGACTGTTTTTTCGGTATCATCAAGAAAGCAAAATTATTGTCTTCGCTTCGGTGAATGATGAGAACACTAAGCGAGCCTATGACAGCAATACAGATGCTTATCGAGTTTTTCAGAAAATGCTGGAAAGAGGTCATCCTCCAGACAATTGGCATGATTTGCTCCAAGTGACAAAAGCTACAACAAATCGTTTGGAAAAAGCAGCCAACACAGAAATTTGA
- a CDS encoding type II toxin-antitoxin system PrlF family antitoxin produces the protein MVAKLALCSESTLTDRYQTTIPEPVRKVLGLNKRDKICYTIESDGQVVISRAQEQESDPILAKFLNFLAQDMEKHPQHIQAISSGLVNRVQSLVSEVDINLDASLLDEDE, from the coding sequence ATGGTTGCAAAACTAGCCTTATGTTCTGAATCTACTCTTACTGATCGTTATCAGACTACAATCCCTGAGCCTGTTCGCAAAGTCCTCGGTTTAAATAAGCGTGATAAAATCTGCTACACCATCGAGTCTGACGGTCAGGTAGTGATTTCTCGCGCCCAAGAGCAGGAGAGCGATCCTATTTTGGCAAAGTTTCTGAATTTCTTAGCACAAGATATGGAAAAACATCCTCAGCACATACAAGCAATTAGCTCTGGTTTAGTTAACCGCGTTCAGTCCTTGGTGTCTGAGGTTGATATTAATCTTGATGCATCACTCTTGGACGAGGATGAATAA
- a CDS encoding type II toxin-antitoxin system VapC family toxin: MPTRKIFLDTSYLLALELANDQNHQVAQTHWHQVITASPAFVTTSYIFDEVVTYFNSRNHHAKAVQVGNLLLLSPSVQFVHVDEVLFYVGWAYFQQHQDKGYSLTDCISFMVMQKHGIETAYTFDQHFVQAGFQKEPA, from the coding sequence ATGCCAACCCGTAAGATTTTTCTCGATACCAGCTATCTTCTAGCTCTGGAATTAGCAAACGATCAAAATCATCAGGTAGCGCAAACTCATTGGCATCAGGTAATTACTGCCTCACCAGCATTTGTGACAACTTCCTATATTTTTGATGAAGTTGTAACTTATTTCAACAGTCGTAATCATCATGCCAAAGCAGTACAAGTTGGTAATCTTCTTTTGTTAAGTCCTTCTGTCCAATTTGTTCACGTTGATGAAGTGCTGTTCTATGTTGGTTGGGCATATTTTCAGCAGCATCAAGATAAGGGCTATTCTCTCACTGATTGTATCTCTTTTATGGTGATGCAAAAACATGGTATTGAAACTGCTTATACCTTTGACCAACATTTCGTTCAGGCTGGTTTTCAGAAGGAGCCAGCGTAG
- a CDS encoding slipin family protein — translation MWKNFYIKPHEIGILYHRSDFEKILQPGNYNYFGRHWQIKIFDLNQPEAKIENLELLLRNHSAELQPYLLVVRTTFNQVAIVRNGQNWVSIPPNQLRVFWRGFIEIEAHIFDLETDLELPVAYLQQLRGIAINGLKKFQISEYEIGLLYVQNNFVRPLEPGEYAFWSINRDVMVRTLSRIIPNPDFPLEDVLIERHPDFVAAYCEIVQLLNQQVAIVRYQGKIISILPPNSRKLFWQGVEVEVIDISTDAKLSPRLIAELVSGSPEALSLSRNSLHIREVSPQHMGLVYVNQEFQTQLQPGLHAWWVFGRSWQTEAVDLRLQTLEVSGQDILSKDKVPLRLNLTAGFRILDPLRAKNGLSDVTSFLYKEAQFALRGAVGERTLDGLLEDKGAIDSSVGEYIRQKTADYGIEIDSVGVKDIILPGEIKTILSKVVEAEKAAQANVVRRREETAATRSMLNTAKVMEDNPVALRLKELEVLERIAEKIDRIQVNGSLDSILTELIRINS, via the coding sequence ATGTGGAAAAACTTTTACATTAAACCTCATGAAATAGGCATTTTATATCATCGCAGTGATTTTGAGAAAATCTTGCAACCCGGTAATTACAATTATTTTGGTCGTCATTGGCAAATAAAAATATTTGACCTCAACCAACCAGAAGCCAAAATAGAAAACCTAGAACTTTTACTGCGAAATCACAGCGCCGAATTACAACCATATTTATTAGTTGTTCGGACAACATTCAATCAAGTCGCCATAGTCCGCAACGGTCAAAATTGGGTGAGCATTCCCCCTAATCAACTGCGGGTTTTTTGGCGTGGTTTTATTGAAATAGAAGCGCATATCTTCGACTTAGAAACAGATTTAGAACTACCTGTCGCCTACCTGCAACAATTGCGAGGTATAGCTATCAACGGACTAAAAAAGTTTCAAATTTCCGAATATGAAATTGGCTTGCTGTATGTACAAAATAATTTTGTCCGTCCTCTAGAACCAGGAGAATATGCATTCTGGAGTATTAATCGCGATGTGATGGTGCGGACTCTCAGCCGCATCATCCCTAACCCAGATTTCCCCTTAGAAGACGTGCTGATTGAGCGACACCCCGATTTTGTCGCCGCTTATTGCGAAATCGTACAACTACTGAATCAACAAGTAGCAATTGTCCGTTATCAAGGTAAAATTATTTCTATCCTCCCGCCTAATAGCCGGAAACTATTTTGGCAAGGTGTGGAAGTTGAAGTCATAGATATCAGCACTGATGCTAAATTATCGCCCCGTCTGATTGCAGAGTTAGTATCCGGTTCCCCAGAAGCACTTTCTTTGAGCCGCAACTCTTTGCATATTCGGGAAGTATCACCACAGCACATGGGGCTAGTGTATGTCAACCAAGAATTTCAAACCCAACTCCAGCCAGGGTTACATGCTTGGTGGGTGTTTGGGCGTTCTTGGCAAACTGAAGCAGTAGACTTGCGACTGCAAACTTTAGAAGTATCTGGTCAAGACATCCTTTCTAAGGATAAAGTACCTCTGCGGTTAAATTTAACTGCAGGTTTCCGAATCCTCGACCCACTCAGAGCTAAAAATGGGTTATCTGATGTTACTAGTTTCTTGTACAAAGAAGCTCAATTTGCCTTACGTGGTGCAGTCGGTGAACGCACCCTAGATGGATTATTGGAGGATAAAGGAGCTATTGACAGCAGTGTCGGTGAATACATTCGCCAAAAAACCGCAGACTACGGAATTGAAATCGACTCAGTAGGGGTGAAAGACATTATTCTTCCTGGTGAGATTAAGACCATCTTGAGCAAGGTTGTAGAAGCCGAAAAAGCCGCCCAAGCTAACGTAGTCCGTCGCCGTGAAGAGACTGCTGCGACTCGCAGTATGTTAAACACCGCTAAAGTGATGGAAGATAACCCCGTAGCTTTGCGTTTGAAGGAATTGGAAGTATTAGAGCGGATTGCTGAGAAGATAGATCGAATTCAAGTTAACGGTAGCTTGGATAGTATTTTGACCGAGTTGATTCGCATTAATAGCTGA
- the bchM gene encoding magnesium protoporphyrin IX methyltransferase, translated as MNAADDKTIVREYFNSTGFDRWRRIYGDGEVNKVQLDIRNGHQQTVDTVIGWLKADQNLSELSICDAGCGVGSLSIPLATDGAKVYASDISEKMVMEAKDRALKTLGNGENPTFAVQDLESLTGNYHTVICLDVLIHYPQDKADEMISHLCSLAQSRIILSFAPKTCALSLLKKIGSFFPGPSKATRAYLHREADVVKILESNGFSVQRQSMTRTRFYFSRILEATRS; from the coding sequence ATGAACGCAGCCGACGATAAAACGATAGTTCGTGAATATTTTAATTCCACAGGGTTTGACCGCTGGCGGCGGATTTATGGTGATGGCGAAGTCAACAAAGTCCAGTTAGACATCCGCAATGGACATCAGCAAACTGTGGATACAGTAATCGGCTGGCTGAAAGCTGATCAAAATTTATCAGAGTTATCAATCTGTGATGCTGGGTGTGGTGTAGGTAGTCTTAGTATTCCTTTGGCGACTGATGGCGCCAAGGTATATGCGAGTGATATTTCTGAGAAAATGGTGATGGAAGCCAAGGATAGGGCTTTAAAAACTTTGGGAAATGGTGAAAATCCCACATTTGCTGTACAAGATTTAGAATCGCTGACGGGTAATTACCACACGGTGATTTGTCTGGATGTTCTCATCCACTATCCCCAAGACAAAGCCGATGAGATGATTTCCCATCTTTGTTCTTTAGCGCAATCCAGGATAATACTGAGTTTTGCACCCAAGACTTGTGCTCTAAGTTTACTTAAAAAAATCGGTAGTTTTTTCCCTGGCCCAAGTAAAGCGACTCGCGCCTACCTGCATCGTGAAGCTGATGTGGTAAAAATCTTAGAAAGTAATGGCTTTTCTGTGCAAAGACAATCGATGACTCGCACTCGCTTCTATTTTTCTCGCATTCTGGAAGCTACACGTAGTTAG
- a CDS encoding sucrase ferredoxin: MNTFFCSDHSRQIREDIVGSATNYETYILIECPPPWTSEAFNSRWVPPNLKNLVAETNRAKLPIRFLLIANEQSHKTDQTTILIYQKQTGLSNGYQKREFQLANIEKVADFLKKFVWDTVSHWEIASNFTRDILICTHGSHDKCCAKYGNSFYFQATDTVENLGLDHVRIWRSSHFGGHRFAPTAIDLPEGRYYGALNQDSFRSILTKTGDIQCFNQVYRGWGILPTAMQILEKELILRYGWDWLNYKVAYKIVEQSLDNQTMLVELTFENSAGSLCAYQAKLVKDENKTLEVKSSCNAETASVVIKYAVDSMWLTSKKVVSYSL, from the coding sequence ATGAATACTTTTTTCTGTTCCGATCATTCCCGACAAATACGAGAAGATATTGTTGGTAGCGCCACTAACTATGAAACCTATATTTTAATAGAATGTCCACCGCCTTGGACTTCAGAAGCCTTTAATTCTCGATGGGTACCGCCTAATTTAAAAAATTTAGTTGCAGAAACAAACCGTGCTAAATTACCAATTAGATTTCTGTTAATTGCTAACGAACAATCACACAAAACCGACCAGACAACTATATTAATTTATCAAAAACAAACAGGGCTGAGTAACGGTTATCAAAAGCGTGAATTTCAGTTAGCGAATATTGAAAAAGTAGCTGACTTCTTGAAAAAGTTTGTTTGGGATACAGTATCTCATTGGGAAATCGCCAGTAATTTCACTAGAGATATCTTAATCTGTACTCACGGTAGCCATGATAAATGCTGTGCTAAATATGGTAATTCCTTTTATTTCCAAGCTACAGACACAGTTGAAAACCTTGGTTTAGACCATGTGCGAATTTGGCGGTCTAGCCATTTTGGCGGTCATAGATTCGCACCAACAGCGATAGACTTACCAGAAGGGAGATATTACGGCGCTCTCAATCAAGATTCTTTCCGCTCAATATTGACAAAAACTGGCGATATTCAGTGCTTTAATCAAGTTTATCGAGGCTGGGGAATTCTGCCAACAGCAATGCAGATTTTAGAAAAAGAATTAATCTTGCGCTACGGATGGGATTGGTTGAACTACAAAGTAGCTTACAAAATTGTTGAGCAAAGTTTAGATAATCAGACAATGCTAGTTGAGTTAACTTTTGAAAACTCCGCTGGTTCCTTGTGTGCTTATCAGGCAAAACTGGTTAAAGACGAAAATAAAACTCTAGAAGTCAAGAGTTCATGTAATGCCGAAACAGCGTCAGTAGTAATAAAATACGCTGTAGATAGTATGTGGTTGACTTCAAAAAAGGTTGTGAGTTATAGCTTGTAA
- a CDS encoding BolA family protein, translated as MISPQQVEAMIIAELPDAQVQVQDLTGGGDHYQVTVVSSQFAGKRLVQQHQLVYGALQEAMSTEAIHALAVKTYTPEAWQTTAAS; from the coding sequence ATGATTAGTCCGCAACAGGTTGAGGCAATGATCATAGCGGAACTGCCAGATGCTCAAGTTCAGGTACAGGACTTGACTGGTGGCGGTGATCATTATCAGGTGACAGTCGTTTCATCGCAGTTTGCCGGTAAAAGGCTGGTGCAACAACATCAGTTAGTTTATGGCGCGTTGCAAGAAGCGATGTCAACCGAAGCCATCCACGCCTTGGCAGTAAAAACCTATACCCCTGAAGCTTGGCAGACAACAGCCGCCTCTTAA
- a CDS encoding ROK family protein, with translation MSLIIALDFGGTKLAAALVEQGSRNWLGYERRLSPTNADAQTDLEIMRSLIHSLLPGQKPAMIGVSFGGPVDATTGTVRLSHHVSGWENIPLKDLLAQEFGVPVSVDNDANVAALGEHHFGAAQGHNSLFYITVSTGVGGGWILNNQPWRGAGGMAGEIGHMVVDPTGPVCLCRKRGCVERLASGPYMAQDVRQRLENHPHSSEIFSTLVGNNLPLVTGKVVSEAATLGDELAQEVLYRGAWALGVGIGNVANLINPQLFVLGGSVTKAGNRWWEVVQKTARETALPEVDFAVVPAALGDDAPLWGAVALAEISCL, from the coding sequence ATGTCATTAATCATCGCGCTGGATTTTGGCGGTACGAAGCTGGCGGCGGCGTTGGTAGAGCAGGGTTCCCGGAATTGGCTGGGGTATGAACGGCGGTTGTCGCCAACGAATGCAGATGCTCAGACTGATTTAGAGATCATGCGATCGCTAATTCATTCGCTCCTACCAGGACAAAAACCCGCGATGATTGGTGTGAGCTTCGGCGGCCCGGTAGACGCCACCACCGGAACAGTGCGACTTTCCCATCATGTTTCTGGCTGGGAAAATATCCCCCTCAAAGATTTGCTAGCGCAAGAATTTGGTGTTCCCGTCAGTGTAGACAATGACGCTAACGTGGCTGCTTTAGGTGAACACCACTTTGGCGCTGCTCAAGGCCATAATAGCCTATTCTACATTACCGTCAGCACTGGCGTGGGCGGGGGCTGGATTCTCAATAATCAGCCTTGGCGGGGTGCAGGAGGGATGGCTGGTGAAATTGGGCACATGGTTGTAGACCCTACCGGGCCTGTGTGTTTGTGCCGCAAGCGGGGTTGCGTGGAAAGGCTAGCTTCTGGCCCTTATATGGCGCAGGATGTGCGGCAGAGGTTAGAAAATCACCCCCACAGCAGCGAAATTTTCAGTACTTTGGTGGGAAATAATTTGCCATTGGTAACAGGAAAAGTAGTGAGTGAAGCGGCGACTTTGGGAGACGAGTTAGCGCAAGAGGTTCTATATCGGGGCGCTTGGGCGTTGGGCGTGGGGATTGGGAATGTAGCGAATTTGATCAATCCCCAGTTGTTTGTTTTGGGTGGGAGCGTGACCAAGGCGGGAAATCGCTGGTGGGAAGTGGTGCAGAAGACAGCGCGGGAGACGGCTCTACCAGAGGTGGATTTTGCAGTTGTGCCGGCGGCGCTGGGTGATGATGCGCCGTTGTGGGGGGCGGTGGCGTTGGCAGAGATTAGTTGTTTGTGA
- a CDS encoding ABC transporter ATP-binding protein, translating into MSTYPSLTKSDTEHRRRENDWRLFLRLVPYARPYRGLLALSMLLLIPIALASSVQPLLIGQVISLIRQEPGIYGFLRDRPLMQGLNILEGLLLLAICVRLILVGFQGYLVQKLGQKITAAIRQDLFRHVTSLAVRFFDRTPVGKLITRLTNDVEALGDVFSTGAIGIVSDLVVMLVIICLMFSLQWQLASLLLLMILPISIVTVYLQKQYRQANYKAREELSILNSQLQENLVGMNIVQLFRREKFNADLFRATNVRCTKQLDRTIFYDSAVSAILEWISLIAIAGVLWLGGWLLLQKSLTFGILSAFILYAQQLFEPLRNFAEKFTVIQSGFTAIERVINILDEPIEIRDAPKVITSPFSQFDTEFGYIDEVIASLESLNLNLPPQLGEIRFEHVWFAYKDDDYVIKDLDFVIHPGEKIALVGPTGAGKSSIIRLLCRLYEPTQGRILIDGVDIKDLPQAELRRYLAVILQEGFVFAGDVKSNISLGDNYTIEEVQQAAQITNVDQFIEQLPQGYNTQLRERGTNISSGQKQLLAFARAAIRNPQILVLDEATASLDVGTEALIQDSLNRLLVKRTAIIIAHRLSTIRNVDRIFVLKRGELIEAGSHEELLQQGGMYATLHSLQMLGT; encoded by the coding sequence ATGAGCACCTACCCATCCCTAACCAAATCTGATACAGAACACCGTCGGCGTGAAAATGACTGGCGGTTGTTTTTACGGCTGGTACCTTACGCCCGTCCTTATCGCGGGCTACTAGCTTTGTCAATGTTATTGCTGATACCTATCGCTTTAGCTAGTTCCGTACAACCGCTGCTAATTGGACAAGTAATCTCGCTGATTCGCCAAGAACCGGGAATCTATGGTTTTTTGCGCGATCGCCCTTTAATGCAAGGGTTAAACATTCTGGAAGGATTACTGCTATTAGCTATTTGCGTACGTTTGATATTAGTGGGTTTTCAAGGTTATTTAGTCCAGAAACTCGGACAAAAAATCACCGCTGCAATTCGTCAAGATTTATTTCGCCATGTTACATCTTTGGCGGTGCGCTTTTTTGACCGCACGCCAGTAGGTAAATTAATTACTAGGCTCACCAATGATGTGGAAGCTTTGGGAGATGTATTCTCCACAGGGGCGATCGGTATTGTCTCTGATTTAGTGGTGATGCTGGTAATTATCTGTTTGATGTTTTCTCTGCAATGGCAACTTGCAAGTTTGCTGCTGTTGATGATATTACCAATTAGTATTGTCACTGTTTATTTGCAGAAGCAGTACCGCCAAGCGAATTATAAAGCCAGGGAAGAACTTTCAATTCTCAATTCCCAGCTACAAGAAAATCTGGTGGGGATGAATATAGTCCAGTTGTTCCGTCGGGAAAAATTCAACGCTGACTTGTTTCGCGCCACAAATGTCAGATGTACCAAACAACTAGATAGAACCATTTTTTATGATTCCGCTGTTTCCGCTATTTTAGAGTGGATTAGTTTGATAGCGATCGCTGGTGTATTATGGTTGGGTGGTTGGTTACTATTGCAAAAAAGTCTGACTTTTGGGATTTTATCGGCATTTATTCTTTATGCTCAACAACTATTTGAACCCTTACGCAACTTTGCCGAAAAATTCACCGTAATTCAATCTGGATTCACGGCGATCGAACGAGTAATTAATATTTTGGATGAACCAATCGAAATCCGAGACGCACCTAAAGTTATTACTTCACCTTTTTCTCAATTTGACACAGAATTCGGTTACATCGATGAGGTAATCGCTAGCTTAGAATCACTCAATCTCAACCTTCCTCCTCAACTAGGCGAAATTCGTTTTGAACATGTCTGGTTCGCCTACAAAGACGATGATTATGTCATCAAAGATTTAGATTTTGTGATTCATCCAGGTGAAAAAATCGCCTTAGTTGGGCCGACAGGCGCTGGAAAAAGTTCTATTATTCGCCTGCTGTGTCGTCTTTATGAGCCGACTCAAGGACGCATTCTCATCGATGGTGTAGATATTAAAGATTTACCGCAAGCTGAACTGCGGCGATATTTAGCTGTGATTTTGCAAGAAGGCTTTGTTTTTGCTGGTGATGTGAAAAGCAACATTAGTTTGGGAGATAATTACACGATTGAAGAAGTGCAACAAGCTGCTCAAATCACTAATGTTGATCAATTTATTGAACAATTACCACAAGGTTACAACACTCAGTTGCGAGAACGCGGTACAAATATTTCTAGTGGTCAAAAACAACTTTTAGCTTTTGCAAGAGCTGCTATTCGTAATCCTCAAATTTTGGTATTAGATGAAGCTACAGCTAGTTTAGATGTGGGAACTGAGGCGTTAATTCAAGACTCTTTGAATCGGCTTTTAGTAAAACGCACCGCTATTATTATTGCTCACCGCTTATCGACAATTCGCAATGTTGATCGTATTTTTGTCTTGAAGCGAGGCGAATTAATTGAAGCAGGAAGCCATGAGGAATTACTCCAGCAAGGAGGAATGTACGCCACTTTACACAGTTTGCAAATGTTGGGAACTTAG
- a CDS encoding YdeI/OmpD-associated family protein, producing the protein MAKFDSQLQTFQAANRQEWREWLAQNHNSSQGVWLIYYKIKSGKPSIKYSEAVKEALCFGWIDSKVKSLDQDSYMQIFTPRKPKSVWSKLNKQYITELIEQDLMTEAGLTKITTAKQDGSWTSLDAIEALIIPSDLAQALANNEIANKYFTALSNSSKKNILFWIESAKRPETRRKRIEKTIISAAQNQNPIAGGW; encoded by the coding sequence ATGGCAAAATTTGATAGCCAACTACAAACCTTCCAGGCTGCAAATCGCCAAGAATGGCGAGAATGGTTGGCGCAAAACCATAATTCTTCTCAGGGTGTATGGTTGATATACTACAAAATCAAAAGTGGTAAACCAAGTATAAAATATAGCGAAGCTGTCAAAGAAGCCTTATGTTTTGGTTGGATTGACAGTAAAGTCAAATCCCTAGATCAAGACAGTTACATGCAAATATTTACCCCCCGAAAACCGAAAAGCGTCTGGTCAAAATTAAACAAACAATATATTACCGAACTCATAGAACAAGACTTAATGACCGAAGCAGGTTTGACAAAAATTACAACTGCTAAACAAGACGGTTCCTGGACTAGTTTAGATGCTATTGAAGCGTTAATTATTCCCTCAGACTTAGCACAAGCCTTAGCAAATAATGAAATTGCCAATAAATACTTTACCGCCTTGAGTAACTCATCTAAAAAAAATATTCTTTTTTGGATTGAAAGTGCAAAACGTCCAGAGACAAGACGCAAGCGCATTGAAAAAACTATTATTTCAGCCGCACAAAATCAAAATCCAATCGCTGGTGGATGGTAA
- the grxD gene encoding Grx4 family monothiol glutaredoxin → MTPELKEKIDNLVQQNKIFVFMKGNKLMPQCGFSNNVVQILNTLGVPFETYDVLSDQEIRQGIKEYSNWPTIPQVYINGEFIGGSDVLIEMYQNGELQELVEVALAS, encoded by the coding sequence ATGACGCCAGAACTTAAAGAGAAAATTGATAATTTGGTACAGCAGAACAAAATTTTTGTTTTCATGAAGGGAAACAAATTAATGCCCCAGTGTGGATTTTCTAACAATGTGGTGCAGATTCTCAACACACTAGGTGTCCCCTTCGAGACTTATGATGTCCTCTCAGACCAAGAAATTCGTCAGGGAATCAAAGAATATTCTAACTGGCCGACAATTCCCCAAGTCTATATCAATGGCGAATTCATCGGCGGTTCAGATGTCCTGATTGAAATGTACCAAAATGGCGAACTACAAGAGTTGGTAGAAGTAGCCCTAGCTTCATAA
- the proB gene encoding glutamate 5-kinase gives MTKTIVVKIGTSSLTQPETGQLALSTIATLAETLSALRQQRHRVILVSSGAVGVGCARLGLSERPKAIALKQAVAAVGQGRLMRIYDDLFTILQQPIAQVLLTRSDLVQRSRYLNINNTFQELLGMGVIPVVNENDTVAVEELKFGDNDTLSALVASLVEADWLFLLTDVDRLYSADPRSVPDAKPISLVSNIKELAQLQIQTGGQGSQWGTGGMVTKISAARIATAAGVRTVITEGKFPKNIEKILQGEPLGTHFAPQPEPTSARKRWIAYGLVPAGKLYLDVGAIAAISQGGKSLLAAGIKLVEGEFDPQAAVQLCDTNGHEIARGLVNYSSGELQKIRGCHSREISTILGYAGVETVVHRDNLVLT, from the coding sequence ATGACCAAAACAATCGTCGTCAAAATCGGTACATCTAGCCTGACTCAACCAGAAACCGGACAACTAGCGCTTTCCACCATCGCTACCTTGGCAGAAACACTCTCAGCTTTAAGACAACAACGCCATCGGGTGATTTTGGTTTCTTCCGGTGCGGTGGGGGTTGGTTGTGCGCGATTGGGCTTGAGTGAACGCCCCAAAGCCATCGCCCTCAAACAAGCGGTAGCTGCAGTCGGACAAGGAAGATTAATGCGGATATACGACGATTTATTTACCATCCTCCAACAGCCAATCGCCCAAGTTCTATTGACACGTAGCGATTTAGTACAGCGTAGCCGCTACCTCAACATCAACAACACCTTTCAAGAACTGCTGGGAATGGGAGTAATTCCCGTGGTGAATGAAAATGATACGGTGGCAGTGGAGGAATTGAAATTTGGTGATAATGACACTCTCTCTGCCTTAGTTGCTAGCTTAGTAGAAGCAGATTGGCTATTTTTGCTCACCGATGTAGACAGGCTCTACTCTGCAGATCCCCGTTCAGTACCCGACGCTAAACCAATTTCTTTGGTGAGTAACATTAAAGAACTAGCACAATTACAAATTCAAACAGGTGGTCAAGGTTCCCAATGGGGTACAGGCGGTATGGTGACGAAAATTTCCGCTGCGAGAATTGCCACCGCTGCCGGAGTGCGTACCGTAATTACCGAAGGTAAATTTCCCAAAAATATAGAAAAAATATTACAAGGTGAACCATTAGGAACACACTTCGCACCGCAACCAGAACCGACATCAGCCCGGAAACGCTGGATAGCTTATGGTCTTGTCCCAGCGGGAAAACTATATTTGGATGTGGGTGCGATCGCTGCCATTTCCCAAGGCGGAAAATCACTGTTAGCAGCGGGTATCAAATTAGTCGAAGGAGAATTTGACCCGCAAGCAGCCGTGCAATTATGCGACACCAACGGTCACGAAATCGCTAGAGGATTGGTAAATTACAGCAGTGGTGAACTGCAAAAAATTCGGGGTTGTCACTCGCGGGAAATTTCTACAATTTTAGGCTACGCAGGTGTAGAAACCGTGGTTCACCGGGATAATTTAGTTTTGACTTAG